A window of the Oncorhynchus mykiss isolate Arlee chromosome 15, USDA_OmykA_1.1, whole genome shotgun sequence genome harbors these coding sequences:
- the LOC110490395 gene encoding RNA polymerase II-associated protein 3 isoform X2, translating to MSENKAIELQLQMRQNAEDLHNFMKDLDSWETDIKRKDEQLRTGSFSESQKSLPPVRNKDYKKKREKNKASDNNAKTEPKQAPRIKSHDYQSWDKFDVDKVLESMDKEDSPAESNDSESEDSGVPATDQDKVLAEKEKGSQLFKEGKYEDAIECYTRGMGADPYNPVLPTNRAACFFRLKKFAVAESDCNLSIALDSNYFKAFARRGASRFALQHYESALEDYVMVLKLDPGNLEAHKEVMKCKEVIAKLGGKAESPEAAVVTPPVVDVKQQQLMEEQQRRQEAVVQKDRGNAYFKEGKYEAAVEYYTKGMEADSTNVLLPANRAMAYLKLQRYKEAEEDCSKAIALDGTYSKAFARRGTARAALGLLKQAKEDFEEVLKLEPGNKQAFYEMKKIAIDMDTSGLLATEEHAQRRTVQPINKPPDLQSTKPLSRVDIEEVCGKILVQEESPAVLTSTTAPHVRHQKTNSIAYTVREGQASPPSTSPSAKIPKIEETSNLPSHSPVKGPVGYAVRAQTQQHREATVSEPTEPPATPSTELVPPAPTNSFQLEADLRKIGNGPEVIYKYLKQIQPQAYAKIFQSSLEPDMLNQILRTLQSFYIKKEEPPVILEILRNLAGVRRFDMAVMFMSNPEKKGTDLFYKNCLTFFVKLDLRTFQ from the exons ATGTCTGAAAACAAAGCCATTGAACTCCAACTGCAAATGCGACAAAATGCAGAGGACCTGCATAACTTCATGAAAGATCTTGACAGCTGGGAAACTGACATAAAGAGGAAGGATGAGCAACTAAGAACTGGGAGCTTTAGCGAGTCTCAA AAAAGCCTGCCACCAGTGCGAAACAAGGACTacaaaaagaagagagagaaaaataaggcATCAGACAACAATGCAAAGACTGAACCAAAACAAGCACCCAGGATAAAGTCTCATGACTATCAGTCATGGGACAAATTTGATGTG GACAAGGTATTGGAGTCCATGGATAAAGAGGACAGCCCTGCTGAATCCAATGACTCTGAGTCTGAGGATTCTGGGGTTCCTGCTACTGACCAAGACAAGGTGCTTGCAGAGAAGGAGAAA GGCAGTCAGCTGTTCAAAGAAGGGAAGTATGAGGATGCCATTGAGTGTTACACCAGAGGCATGGGCGCAGACCCTTATAACCCCGTTCTGCCTACAAACCGAGCTGCCTGCTTCTTCAGACTCAAAAA GTTTGCTGTTGCCGAGTCTGACTGCAACTTGTCCATCGCTTTGGACAGTAACTACTTCAAAGCATTTGCACGAAGAGGAGCGTCTCGATTCGCCCTGCAACATTATGAATCTGCCCTAGAAG ATTATGTAATGGTTCTCAAGCTGGATCCTGGAAACCTGGAGGCACATAAGGAAGTGATGAAATGCAAAGAG GTCATTGCTAAACTGGGTGGAAAGGCAGAAAGCCCAGAGGCTGCAGTGGTGACGCCACCTGTGGTGGACGTCAAGCAACAGCAGCTCATGGAGGAACAGCAGAGGAGACAGGAGGCGGTGGTGCAGAAAGACAGG GGGAATGCATACTTCAAAGAGGGGAAGTACGAGGCTGCAGTAGAGTACTACACCAAGGGCATGGAAGCGGACAGCACCAACGTCCTCCTGCCTGCCAACCGGGCCATGGCTTACTTAAAGCTGCAGAG ATATAAAGAGGCTGAGGAGGACTGTAGTAAAGCAATAGCCCTGGATGGCACCTATTCAAAGGCCTTTGCCCGCAGAGGGACAGCCAGGGCTGCTCTGGGACTGCTCAAACAAGCTAAAGAAG ATTTTGAGGAGGTCCTGAAGCTAGAACCAGGAAACAAGCAGGCATTTTATGAGATGAAGAAGATTGCAATT GACATGGACACCAGTGGTCTGCTGGCAACAGAAGAGCATGCACAGCGGAGAACAGTACAGCCAATTAACAAACCACCTGACCTGCAGTCAACC AAGCCATTGAGTAGAGTGGACATTGAAGAGGTTTGTGGAAAGATCCTGGTCCAGGAGGAGTCCCCGGCTGTGTTGACTTCAACCACAGCCCCCCATGTTAGGCACCAGAAGACCAACTCCATTGCATACACCGTGAGAGAGGGTCAGGCCtcacccccctctacctcccccagtGCTAAGATCCCGAAGATTGAAGAAACATCAAACCTCCCCTCACATTCCCCTGTCAA AGGGCCTGTGGGGTATGCTGTGAGAGCACAGACACAGCAGCACAGGGAGGCAACTGTCAGTGAACCAACAGAACCGCCTGCTACACCATCAACTGAGCTCGTACCTCCTGCCCCCACCAACAGCTTCCAGCTAGAGGCAGACCTAAGGAAGATTGGAAATGGCCCTGAAGTCATCTACAAGTATTTGAAG CAAATCCAGCCTCAGGCTTATGCAAAGATCTTCCAGAGCTCTCTTGAACCAGACATGCTCAATCAGATTCTAAGGACGTTACAAAGCTTCTACATCAA GAAGGAAGAGCCACCTGTCATACTGGAGATCCTCAGGAATCTGGCCGGTGTGAGGCGGTTCGATATGGCTGTCATGTTCATGTCCAACCCTGAGAAGAAAGGTACCGATTTG ttcTACAAGAATTGTTTGACTTTCTTCGTCAAGCTGGACTTGAGGACGTTTCAGTAG
- the LOC110490395 gene encoding RNA polymerase II-associated protein 3 isoform X6: MSENKAIELQLQMRQNAEDLHNFMKDLDSWETDIKRKDEQLRTGSFSESQDKVLESMDKEDSPAESNDSESEDSGVPATDQDKGSQLFKEGKYEDAIECYTRGMGADPYNPVLPTNRAACFFRLKKFAVAESDCNLSIALDSNYFKAFARRGASRFALQHYESALEDYVMVLKLDPGNLEAHKEVMKCKEVIAKLGGKAESPEAAVVTPPVVDVKQQQLMEEQQRRQEAVVQKDRGNAYFKEGKYEAAVEYYTKGMEADSTNVLLPANRAMAYLKLQRYKEAEEDCSKAIALDGTYSKAFARRGTARAALGLLKQAKEDFEEVLKLEPGNKQAFYEMKKIAIDMDTSGLLATEEHAQRRTVQPINKPPDLQSTKPLSRVDIEEVCGKILVQEESPAVLTSTTAPHVRHQKTNSIAYTVREGQASPPSTSPSAKIPKIEETSNLPSHSPVKGPVGYAVRAQTQQHREATVSEPTEPPATPSTELVPPAPTNSFQLEADLRKIGNGPEVIYKYLKQIQPQAYAKIFQSSLEPDMLNQILRTLQSFYIKKEEPPVILEILRNLAGVRRFDMAVMFMSNPEKKVLQELFDFLRQAGLEDVSVGALQKKYGV, from the exons ATGTCTGAAAACAAAGCCATTGAACTCCAACTGCAAATGCGACAAAATGCAGAGGACCTGCATAACTTCATGAAAGATCTTGACAGCTGGGAAACTGACATAAAGAGGAAGGATGAGCAACTAAGAACTGGGAGCTTTAGCGAGTCTCAA GACAAGGTATTGGAGTCCATGGATAAAGAGGACAGCCCTGCTGAATCCAATGACTCTGAGTCTGAGGATTCTGGGGTTCCTGCTACTGACCAAGACAAG GGCAGTCAGCTGTTCAAAGAAGGGAAGTATGAGGATGCCATTGAGTGTTACACCAGAGGCATGGGCGCAGACCCTTATAACCCCGTTCTGCCTACAAACCGAGCTGCCTGCTTCTTCAGACTCAAAAA GTTTGCTGTTGCCGAGTCTGACTGCAACTTGTCCATCGCTTTGGACAGTAACTACTTCAAAGCATTTGCACGAAGAGGAGCGTCTCGATTCGCCCTGCAACATTATGAATCTGCCCTAGAAG ATTATGTAATGGTTCTCAAGCTGGATCCTGGAAACCTGGAGGCACATAAGGAAGTGATGAAATGCAAAGAG GTCATTGCTAAACTGGGTGGAAAGGCAGAAAGCCCAGAGGCTGCAGTGGTGACGCCACCTGTGGTGGACGTCAAGCAACAGCAGCTCATGGAGGAACAGCAGAGGAGACAGGAGGCGGTGGTGCAGAAAGACAGG GGGAATGCATACTTCAAAGAGGGGAAGTACGAGGCTGCAGTAGAGTACTACACCAAGGGCATGGAAGCGGACAGCACCAACGTCCTCCTGCCTGCCAACCGGGCCATGGCTTACTTAAAGCTGCAGAG ATATAAAGAGGCTGAGGAGGACTGTAGTAAAGCAATAGCCCTGGATGGCACCTATTCAAAGGCCTTTGCCCGCAGAGGGACAGCCAGGGCTGCTCTGGGACTGCTCAAACAAGCTAAAGAAG ATTTTGAGGAGGTCCTGAAGCTAGAACCAGGAAACAAGCAGGCATTTTATGAGATGAAGAAGATTGCAATT GACATGGACACCAGTGGTCTGCTGGCAACAGAAGAGCATGCACAGCGGAGAACAGTACAGCCAATTAACAAACCACCTGACCTGCAGTCAACC AAGCCATTGAGTAGAGTGGACATTGAAGAGGTTTGTGGAAAGATCCTGGTCCAGGAGGAGTCCCCGGCTGTGTTGACTTCAACCACAGCCCCCCATGTTAGGCACCAGAAGACCAACTCCATTGCATACACCGTGAGAGAGGGTCAGGCCtcacccccctctacctcccccagtGCTAAGATCCCGAAGATTGAAGAAACATCAAACCTCCCCTCACATTCCCCTGTCAA AGGGCCTGTGGGGTATGCTGTGAGAGCACAGACACAGCAGCACAGGGAGGCAACTGTCAGTGAACCAACAGAACCGCCTGCTACACCATCAACTGAGCTCGTACCTCCTGCCCCCACCAACAGCTTCCAGCTAGAGGCAGACCTAAGGAAGATTGGAAATGGCCCTGAAGTCATCTACAAGTATTTGAAG CAAATCCAGCCTCAGGCTTATGCAAAGATCTTCCAGAGCTCTCTTGAACCAGACATGCTCAATCAGATTCTAAGGACGTTACAAAGCTTCTACATCAA GAAGGAAGAGCCACCTGTCATACTGGAGATCCTCAGGAATCTGGCCGGTGTGAGGCGGTTCGATATGGCTGTCATGTTCATGTCCAACCCTGAGAAGAAAG ttcTACAAGAATTGTTTGACTTTCTTCGTCAAGCTGGACTTGAGGACGTTTCAGTAGGAGCCCTGCAAAAGAAGTATGGAGTGTGA
- the LOC110490395 gene encoding RNA polymerase II-associated protein 3 isoform X7, translating to MDKEDSPAESNDSESEDSGVPATDQDKVLAEKEKGSQLFKEGKYEDAIECYTRGMGADPYNPVLPTNRAACFFRLKKFAVAESDCNLSIALDSNYFKAFARRGASRFALQHYESALEDYVMVLKLDPGNLEAHKEVMKCKEVIAKLGGKAESPEAAVVTPPVVDVKQQQLMEEQQRRQEAVVQKDRGNAYFKEGKYEAAVEYYTKGMEADSTNVLLPANRAMAYLKLQRYKEAEEDCSKAIALDGTYSKAFARRGTARAALGLLKQAKEDFEEVLKLEPGNKQAFYEMKKIAIDMDTSGLLATEEHAQRRTVQPINKPPDLQSTKPLSRVDIEEVCGKILVQEESPAVLTSTTAPHVRHQKTNSIAYTVREGQASPPSTSPSAKIPKIEETSNLPSHSPVKGPVGYAVRAQTQQHREATVSEPTEPPATPSTELVPPAPTNSFQLEADLRKIGNGPEVIYKYLKQIQPQAYAKIFQSSLEPDMLNQILRTLQSFYIKKEEPPVILEILRNLAGVRRFDMAVMFMSNPEKKVLQELFDFLRQAGLEDVSVGALQKKYGV from the exons ATGGATAAAGAGGACAGCCCTGCTGAATCCAATGACTCTGAGTCTGAGGATTCTGGGGTTCCTGCTACTGACCAAGACAAGGTGCTTGCAGAGAAGGAGAAA GGCAGTCAGCTGTTCAAAGAAGGGAAGTATGAGGATGCCATTGAGTGTTACACCAGAGGCATGGGCGCAGACCCTTATAACCCCGTTCTGCCTACAAACCGAGCTGCCTGCTTCTTCAGACTCAAAAA GTTTGCTGTTGCCGAGTCTGACTGCAACTTGTCCATCGCTTTGGACAGTAACTACTTCAAAGCATTTGCACGAAGAGGAGCGTCTCGATTCGCCCTGCAACATTATGAATCTGCCCTAGAAG ATTATGTAATGGTTCTCAAGCTGGATCCTGGAAACCTGGAGGCACATAAGGAAGTGATGAAATGCAAAGAG GTCATTGCTAAACTGGGTGGAAAGGCAGAAAGCCCAGAGGCTGCAGTGGTGACGCCACCTGTGGTGGACGTCAAGCAACAGCAGCTCATGGAGGAACAGCAGAGGAGACAGGAGGCGGTGGTGCAGAAAGACAGG GGGAATGCATACTTCAAAGAGGGGAAGTACGAGGCTGCAGTAGAGTACTACACCAAGGGCATGGAAGCGGACAGCACCAACGTCCTCCTGCCTGCCAACCGGGCCATGGCTTACTTAAAGCTGCAGAG ATATAAAGAGGCTGAGGAGGACTGTAGTAAAGCAATAGCCCTGGATGGCACCTATTCAAAGGCCTTTGCCCGCAGAGGGACAGCCAGGGCTGCTCTGGGACTGCTCAAACAAGCTAAAGAAG ATTTTGAGGAGGTCCTGAAGCTAGAACCAGGAAACAAGCAGGCATTTTATGAGATGAAGAAGATTGCAATT GACATGGACACCAGTGGTCTGCTGGCAACAGAAGAGCATGCACAGCGGAGAACAGTACAGCCAATTAACAAACCACCTGACCTGCAGTCAACC AAGCCATTGAGTAGAGTGGACATTGAAGAGGTTTGTGGAAAGATCCTGGTCCAGGAGGAGTCCCCGGCTGTGTTGACTTCAACCACAGCCCCCCATGTTAGGCACCAGAAGACCAACTCCATTGCATACACCGTGAGAGAGGGTCAGGCCtcacccccctctacctcccccagtGCTAAGATCCCGAAGATTGAAGAAACATCAAACCTCCCCTCACATTCCCCTGTCAA AGGGCCTGTGGGGTATGCTGTGAGAGCACAGACACAGCAGCACAGGGAGGCAACTGTCAGTGAACCAACAGAACCGCCTGCTACACCATCAACTGAGCTCGTACCTCCTGCCCCCACCAACAGCTTCCAGCTAGAGGCAGACCTAAGGAAGATTGGAAATGGCCCTGAAGTCATCTACAAGTATTTGAAG CAAATCCAGCCTCAGGCTTATGCAAAGATCTTCCAGAGCTCTCTTGAACCAGACATGCTCAATCAGATTCTAAGGACGTTACAAAGCTTCTACATCAA GAAGGAAGAGCCACCTGTCATACTGGAGATCCTCAGGAATCTGGCCGGTGTGAGGCGGTTCGATATGGCTGTCATGTTCATGTCCAACCCTGAGAAGAAAG ttcTACAAGAATTGTTTGACTTTCTTCGTCAAGCTGGACTTGAGGACGTTTCAGTAGGAGCCCTGCAAAAGAAGTATGGAGTGTGA